The Miscanthus floridulus cultivar M001 chromosome 17, ASM1932011v1, whole genome shotgun sequence genome has a window encoding:
- the LOC136515657 gene encoding uncharacterized protein, which translates to MRYEEKRDITSLFQRHATKKKATAATATSNPDPIEPVVEEQIHERVVEEIWKYVLDNAPADESSDISHKEQLALCLRYVDKLGRPCEHFIRVVHVDDTTSLSLKDAIEALLVSHGLTMTQIRGQRYDGASNMKGDIKGLKPLIMQESPSAYYIHCFAYQLQLVLVAVAKGNTDCKTFFDQISILLNIVGVSCKRHDMLRNARLENVKKALDCGEVESGTGLHQEMGLPRPGDTRWGSHYKTVCNIITMYEAIHDVLVDLGDDPAYKDDWTKIHFVTGAFENFEFVFFAHLMYIIFGYTNELSECLQRRDQDILNTISLVNVAKKRMQKLRSDG; encoded by the exons ATGCG TTATGAAGAGAAACGGGACATTACATCTCTTTTTCAGAGGCATGCAACAAAGAAGAAGGCTACGGCAGCTACTGCAACTTCTAATCCTGATCCGATTGAACCTGTGGTGGAAGAGCAGATTCATGAGAGAGTAGTTGAGGAAATT TGGAAGTATGTTTTGGACAATGCTCCAG ctgatgagtctagtgatatatcacataaagaacaactagctcttTGCTTGCGTTATGTTGATAAATTGGGAAGGCCATGCGAGCATTTTATTAgagttgttcatgtagatgatactacctcTTTATCACTTAAGGATGCAATTGAAGCTTTACTtgttagtcatggtttgactatgaCTCAAATCCGTGGTCAAAGATATGATGGGGCTAGCaacatgaaaggagatattaaaggGTTGAAACCATTGATCATGCAAGAATCACCTTCTGCTTATTATATTCATTGTTTTGCTTATCAACTCCAATTGGTTCTTGTTGCTGTTGCCAAGGGAAATACTGATTGCAAGACTTTTTTTGATCAAATATCTATCTTGTTGAATATTGTTGGAGTTTCCTGTAAGCGTCATGACATGCTTAGAAATGCTAGGCTTGAGAATGTCAAGAAAGCACTTGACTGTGGTGAAGTTGAATCTGGAACTGGATTACATCAAGAGATGGGTTTGCCTAGGCCTGGAGATACTCGATGGGGATCTCATTACAAAACTGTATGCAACATCATTACTATGTATGAAGCAATCCATGATGTCCTGGTTGATCTTGGGGATGATCCTGCATATAAGGATGATTGGACCAAAATACATTTTGTGACTGGAGCGTTTGAGAactttgagtttgttttctttgcACACTTAATGTATATTATTTTTGGATATACAAATGAGTTATCTGAGTGTTTGCAAAGAAGGGACCAAGATATTCTTAATACAATAtcacttgttaatgtggcaaagaAAAGAATGCAAAAATTGAGGTCTGATGGTTAG
- the LOC136515656 gene encoding uncharacterized protein, with amino-acid sequence MDGYYVPYGKSARKARAQKQTNDDHFRREVYIGVIDQISQELDNRFDEINMELLSCMSAFSPSKSFASFDAQKLRRLAEFYPKEFSNNNLLKLELQLDNYIDDTRHDDSFKGLDNIVDLSVKLVETKRHKVYDMVYELLKLVLFLGNGKC; translated from the coding sequence ATGGATGGTTATTATGTTCCTTATGGAAAATCAGCAAGGAAAGCTCGTGCCCAAAAGCAAACCAATGATGACCATTTTAGAAGAGAAGTATAtattggtgtcattgatcaaataAGTCAAGAACTTGATAATCGGTTTGATGAGATTAATATGGAGTTATTGTCTTGTATGTCGGCCTTCAGTCCTTCCAAGTCATTTGCTTCTTTTGATGCACAGAAGCTACGTAGACTAGCTGAGTTCTACCCAAAGGAGTTCtcaaataataatttgctcaaacttgagttgcagctagataattatattgatgacacGAGACATGATGATAGTTTCAAAGGTCTagacaatattgttgatctctcagttaagcttgttgaaacaaagaggcACAAAGTGTACGATATGGTTTATGAGCTCCTCAAATTGGTATTGTTTCTTGGCAACGGTaagtgttga